In Bifidobacterium sp. ESL0745, one DNA window encodes the following:
- a CDS encoding D-2-hydroxyacid dehydrogenase family protein, which yields MEYIETQSERTELPLVVIPTMFESMYQPIAMSMRILHNVARVRIYKDFNIEPDTIVERCKNADIVVVIGFHVNGKLLEELSSHVRCFVFGGTGVANFIDLNRTRKLGIRVCNTVHYGDETVAEYTFALIFELARGVGAMDRSIREGNWSGLEGTSLKDKTIGLVGFGGIGQTVARIADGFGMHTLVWNSHVNAATARSLRATLVDSIGELMAHSDIVSLHLPLNEETQGIITSTDLDQLKPGSYFINTARAELIKPGALVNRLEQGDIKAAIDVYDTEPLPADDPLRSVPDTILTPHVAWRADDAYRDLSRQIARSIHAFCNGERFNVVE from the coding sequence ATGGAGTATATCGAAACGCAATCCGAACGCACCGAGCTGCCGCTGGTGGTCATCCCCACAATGTTCGAGTCCATGTACCAGCCTATCGCCATGAGCATGCGGATACTGCACAACGTCGCCCGTGTGCGAATATACAAAGATTTCAACATCGAGCCAGACACCATCGTTGAACGTTGCAAAAACGCCGATATCGTTGTCGTCATCGGTTTCCATGTCAACGGCAAGCTGCTTGAGGAGCTCAGCAGTCACGTGCGTTGCTTTGTATTCGGCGGCACCGGCGTCGCCAATTTCATCGATCTCAACCGCACGCGTAAACTGGGAATACGCGTGTGCAACACCGTCCATTATGGCGACGAAACCGTCGCGGAATATACGTTTGCACTGATTTTCGAACTTGCTCGTGGCGTCGGTGCCATGGATCGCAGCATTCGGGAAGGCAACTGGAGCGGGCTGGAAGGCACGTCGCTGAAAGACAAGACCATCGGACTTGTCGGCTTCGGCGGCATCGGCCAGACCGTCGCCCGCATCGCCGACGGATTCGGCATGCACACACTGGTCTGGAACTCGCATGTCAATGCTGCCACCGCACGTTCGCTACGGGCGACACTCGTTGACAGTATCGGCGAGCTTATGGCCCATTCGGATATCGTAAGTCTGCATCTGCCTTTGAATGAAGAGACGCAAGGAATCATCACATCCACCGATCTAGACCAGCTCAAACCTGGCAGCTACTTCATCAACACGGCACGCGCCGAACTCATCAAGCCAGGCGCGCTGGTCAATAGGCTCGAACAAGGTGACATCAAGGCAGCCATCGACGTCTACGACACCGAACCACTGCCAGCCGATGATCCGCTGCGTTCGGTTCCCGATACGATCCTTACCCCGCATGTCGCATGGCGCGCCGATGACGCCTATCGCGATCTTTCGCGCCAAATTGCGCGTTCGATCCATGCCTTCTGCAACGGCGAACGTTTCAACGTGGTGGAGTAG
- a CDS encoding dipeptide/oligopeptide/nickel ABC transporter ATP-binding protein: protein MVEGNPFKVDDHDSVLLWGQHVGKIFGHGKDRQTALDDVSVEVRSGECLALIGGSGSGKSTLTRIVLGLDKPTSGTVTFEGEPVDGRKSAGYEALRQKSSLVFQSPFSSLDPRWTVAKSVAEPLKIQRNHSKTENSDADCKVRESLSLVGLDPDEFLNRYPVDLSGGQAQRVAIARALITDPELIVADEPMSAIDVAARLQILEAFAAIRKSRPETAIIMISHDLGVVQHIADRIVVLHDGKVVEGGSTDDVLNRPKADYTRDLVAAASL, encoded by the coding sequence ATGGTTGAGGGAAATCCATTCAAGGTCGATGACCATGACTCTGTATTATTGTGGGGCCAACATGTTGGCAAGATATTCGGCCATGGCAAAGACCGCCAGACTGCGCTCGACGATGTAAGTGTCGAAGTGCGTTCGGGGGAGTGTCTTGCGCTTATTGGCGGATCCGGGTCGGGCAAGTCCACGCTGACGCGGATTGTGTTGGGGCTTGACAAACCGACTTCGGGGACGGTGACGTTCGAGGGTGAACCTGTCGACGGCAGAAAATCGGCCGGTTATGAGGCCTTGCGGCAAAAATCGAGTCTCGTCTTTCAAAGTCCGTTCTCCTCACTTGACCCTCGTTGGACGGTGGCCAAGTCGGTCGCGGAACCGTTGAAGATCCAACGCAACCATTCGAAAACCGAGAACTCGGATGCTGATTGCAAGGTGCGTGAATCCTTGTCCCTGGTTGGCCTTGACCCTGATGAATTTCTGAATCGCTATCCTGTTGATCTTTCCGGCGGACAGGCGCAACGCGTTGCCATCGCCCGCGCCTTGATCACCGATCCCGAACTCATCGTTGCCGATGAGCCGATGAGTGCCATCGATGTGGCGGCCCGCCTGCAGATACTTGAGGCGTTTGCCGCCATCCGTAAATCGCGTCCGGAAACGGCCATCATCATGATTTCGCACGATTTGGGTGTCGTCCAGCACATCGCCGACCGTATCGTTGTCCTTCACGACGGCAAAGTGGTGGAAGGCGGCAGCACCGATGATGTACTGAACCGTCCGAAAGCCGACTATACCCGTGATTTGGTTGCCGCCGCGTCATTATAG
- a CDS encoding helix-turn-helix transcriptional regulator gives MSRLNTTLKQVRQNAGMTQSELAAQVGVRRETIIRLEAGAYNPSLKLALDIAHTFDTTVEKLFSFDG, from the coding sequence ATGTCGAGGCTTAACACCACCCTCAAGCAGGTCCGGCAGAACGCCGGCATGACGCAATCAGAACTTGCCGCACAGGTCGGTGTGCGACGTGAGACCATTATCCGGCTGGAGGCAGGGGCTTACAATCCCTCGCTCAAGTTGGCACTGGACATTGCGCACACCTTCGATACCACTGTCGAAAAGCTGTTCTCTTTCGATGGCTGA